TTTCGGCAACAATCTGGGCGTAGAAGCCAGCGTTGGCAGCGGTTGGAACAATCGAGGTGAGGGTGTGTAGGTAATCGGCTCCGCCGGCTTTTACCAGGTTGCCTGATTTGGTTAGCTCATCGGTGACGGTAATAACGTCGGTCGGCTCACCCTTTGAAAACAGGGTAAGGATGGCCTCAAAAATAACCTCGTGCTTGGGTGCGTAGAAGTCTCCGCCGCGAACTGCTTCTTGAACCTCGGCAACGGCCTCTGGTGAAAGCAGCATGCCACCCAGGGCACTCTGTTCGGCAAGCATGTCGTTTGGCAGCATTCGCTCGTTTCCGCGGCTTGGATCAACCGGTGGAACAGACAAAAGCGACATTAATTTCTCCTATTTTTGGCCCAATACTGACCCAATACCTGTCTAGCATTCACCACTGACACCGATAAGCGAAAACGGCTTGTGTACAGATATGTGGATAACTGTGGAGACACGCGGTAATAACTGTGCACAACCTGTGGAAAGTACTGTGGACAATATCTGGATTTTTGGGTGAAATCCAGTAATTTACTGGGATGCATCTATGTGGATAACTTTTCTCAAATAACCCTAAACCATAACCTTAGGGTTTGTCGCGACACGCCGAACCCGCCCCGCGGAGGCCCGTCGCGCAAAGTTATCCACCGGTTATCCACAGGTGGAGAACCGTACATTTCTGAAATTTGTCCTGTCAAAACTTGTCCAGGACCGCTCATCGGTTGATCAGCTCGGGGCACGTTCTGCAAAAACAAAAAAGTGGGCCGCCCGAAGGCGACCCACTTGAACTTCTTGAATTACTTCAAGTCGTAAATTACTTCTTGCCTACTACCTGCAGGGTGATGGTTGCTACAACGTCGCCGTGAAGACGAACGGTAGCTAGGTGCTCACCTGAGTTGCGGATAGGTGCAACGAATGCAACCTTGCGCTTGTCTAGCTCGCCAAGGCCTGCAGCTGCAACTGCAGCTACAACGTCAGCGGTCTTTACAGAACCGAACAAACGGCCACCAACGCCAGCCTTAGCGGTAAGGCGTACAGCCTTTGCCTCTAGAGCAGCCTTTAGAGCCTGTGCATCTTCAACGGTTGATAGTGCGCGTGCGTCGCGAGCAGCCTTGATTGACTCAATCTGCTTCTCGCCACCCTTGGTCCATAGAACAGCGAAGCCGCGTGGAAGCAAGTAGTTACGTGCGTAACCGTTCTTTACCTCTACAACGTCACCTGCGCCACCTAGGCCTGAGACCTCATTGGTCAGAATTAGCTTTGACATTCGATTTCTCCTTAGCGGCCAGCGCCTGCGTATGGCATTAGAGCCATTTCGCGAGCGTTCTTTACGGCACGGGCGATGAGGCGCTGTTCCTGAACAGAAACACCGGTGATACGACGAGCGCGGATCTTGCCGCGGTCTGATACGAACTTGCGTAGGGTTGCAACGTCCTTGTAGTCAATAACGCCGACCTTGATTGCCTTGGCTGGCACATCCTTCAAGTTCTTTGCATTGCGCTTTGGCTTCTTACTGTTGCGAGGATCGCTCTTTGCAGCCATGATTTCTCCTAAATTTTGTCTTTAAAGTCTGATTAGAACGGGGTGTCGTCGCCGGTAGCAGCGGTACCTGGGTTTGCCCATGCGTCATCGGCAGGCTTTGAAGCCTTTGATGCAGCAGGTGCAGCGCCCCAAGGGTCACTTGCAACTGCAGCGGCTCCTGCACCAGCGCCAGCTTCGCGAGCACGACGAGTGACTGATGCGGTTGCAGTGCGCAACGACGGACCAATCTCTTCGATCTCAAGCTCTAGTGAAGCGCGAGCCTCACCCTGTGCTGTCTGGTAAGCAGATGCTGGCTTTAGTCGCCCAGTAACCACAACGCGGGTTCCCTTGGTGAGTGACTGAGCGATGTTCTCAGCTACTTCACGCCAGGCGGTGCAGCGAACCCATACGGTCTCGCCGTCGTCCCACGCGCTGGTTTGACGATTGTAGGTACGTGGAGTTGAACCCACGTTTAGTGAAACAACTGCGATACCGCCCTGGGTGTAGCGAAGTTCAGGGTCGTTACCTAGGTTTCCAACAATCGTTACGTTGACTTCCCCGGCCATGTGACTTTACTCGGCCTTCTTGGTTGATGACTTTGCAGCTGGTGCCTTCTTAGCAGGCGCCTCTGCAGCAGCTTCTTCAGCTGAAACCTCAGGAACCTCTACAGGCTTGATGTTTACAACTGCCTCGTCTGCACGTAGCACCTTGGTGCGAAGAACAGCCTCAGAAAGCTTTAGCTGACGGTCAAGCTCAACTACTGCTGCTGATGAACAGGTCATGTTCACAACTGCGTAGAAGCCTTCGGTCTTCTTAGCGATTTCATAAGCCAAACGGCGGCGACCCCAAAGGTCAACGTTGTCTACAGTGCCTGAAGCATTGCGGATTACGTTGAGGAACTTGTCTAGGGATGGAGCAACGGTGCGTTCTTCGATCGATGGATCGAGAATTACCATGAGCTCATACTTATGCATAACTAACCCACCTCCTTTGGACTAGAGCGGTCACGGACTTTCCGTGACAGGAGGGTCTTGCATAGCTGTTGTCAAGAACATGGGACTGAGCCCAATAGACAACCTCTCTAGCCTACCGGCTGTGCCACCACGCAAGCAAGCGTTTTTCTGCTTCTTCTGGGCCAATCGGGCCCTCTTCTAGACGCAGCTCCATCAAGAATTTATAAGCCTCGCCAACTTCGCGGCCTGGGCGGAGGTCCAGAATCGCCATAATCTGTTCACCCGAAAGGTCTGGGCGCAGCGAATTCAGCTCTTCCTGCTCCTGAATGACCGCGATTCGGTGCTCCAAATCATCGTAGGCATGGGCCAACCGGTCGGCCTTGCGCTTGTTTCTGGTGGTCACATCGGCGCGGGTTAGCGCGTGCAGCCGCAGCAGTTGATCTTCAGCATCGCGTACGTAACGCCTAATTGCCGAGTCGGTCCAGGCTTGGTCGCTGTAGCCAAAGAACCGCAGATGCAATTCAATTAGCCGAGAAACCGCCTTGATCGAGTCATTATCAAACCGCAGTGCCTTCATGCGCTTGGCAGCAAGCTTGGCCCCGACAACATCGTGGTGATAGAACGAAACCGCGCCACCGGGCTCAAGCCGTTTGGTAGCCGGCTTACCGCAGTCATGCATCAGAGCGGCAAAGCGCAGGATGAAGTCACCCTCGAGGTTGTAATCCTTTTCGTAATCGATTGCCTGCTCAACCACGGTAAGGGTGTGCTCGTAGACATCCTTGTGATGGTGGTGTTCATCAGATTCAAGCTTTAGGGCGGGCAATTCTGGCAAGACCAAGGCCGCCAAACCGCTGTCAACCAGGGCGGTAAGCCCGGCGCGAGGGTTGTCTCCAAGCATCAATTTGGTTAGTTCAACCTGAACCCGCTCGGCCGAGATAATTTCAATCCGCTCGGCCATTGCCGTCATGGCATCAAAGGTTGCCGGTTCAATTTCAAACCCCAACTGCGATGCAAAGCGGGCACCGCGCATCATGCGAAGCGGGTCGTCGCTGAATGAATCTTCAGGCTTGCCAGGGGTGCGGAGGACGCCGTCAATCAGATCTTGGAGCCCCTTGAATGGGTCAACAAACACCTTGTCTGGCAGTCGCAGTGCCATTGAATTGACGGTGAAATCGCGGCGAAAAAGGTCATCTTCAAGGCTTTTGCCAAACGCAACCTCGGGCTTACGGCTATCGACGTCGTATTTATCGGCGCGGTAGGTGGTGATTTCTACGGTGTCGTCACCCATTCGGGCACCGATGGTTCCAAAAGCGCGCCCAATGTCCCAAAAGGCATCAACGTGCGGCTTGAGAATCGCGATGGTTTCATCGGGGGTGGCCGAAGTGGTGAAATCTAGGTCTGGAGCCTTGCGGCCAAGAAAGGCATCGCGCACCGGGCCGCCCACCAGCGAGATTTCATGGCCGGCATCGGTGAAAATTCGACCGAGTGTGACAAATAGGGGACTATCGGTAGTCCGTTCGAGATTTGCCAAAGCTTCAGCCACAGAGCGCATGCCTTCAATCGTGCCACAGCCTGCCCATTTAGCTTGGCCAAAGGTTTAGAGTTGCTTTATGAATCAACAGAGCGCCGGTCCAAATCGTGGTCGCCGCTTAACGCGAGTTGAAGAAACCTCTTCGGGTGGTTTTGTTTTGGCAGCAGACGGTTCATTGCAGGTAGCCCTGATTGGGCGCCTAAATCGCGGTGGACGCATTGATTGGTGCGTGCCAAAAGGCCACCCTGAGGGCCAAGAGTCCCTCGAAGAAGCGGCGGTTCGTGAGATTGCCGAAGAAACCGGCCTCGAGGTCGAAATCATTGAGGCTTTGGGCTCAATTCGCTACGAATTTGCCGCTGGTCACAAGTTGATCTCCAAGACCGTGCATCACTTTTTGATGCGCCAGATTGGTGGCGAGCTAACCGTTGAAAACGACCCTCAGCACGAGGCCGTAGACGTCAAATGGTTCGCCGTAGACGGATTACAAAAGACCTTGTCCCACGAAAACGAGCGCAGAATTGCGCGTGGGGTTGAAGAGTGGATTGAGAGAAACCTCTAGTGCGGCGGTTTTTGTCGCTGGCATTGGCCGCGGTTTTAGCAATTGGTTCAATTTCTGCCTCATCGGCGTCAGTTCCAACCAATCCGCTCGCCAAAACTGACGTTCGTGAGGTCGAGGTAGATGGCGTTTATGTAGTTCGCGGTTCAGACATCAACCTGGTTTCACGTGAATCCAAGGTTCCGATTCGAATCCAAAACGACTTCGATGAAGACGTGCGCGTTCACGTTCACGCTCAACCAAACAACAGCCGCCTGATTGTTCCAGAAGTCGTTGAAATCGTGGTTCCGGCCCAAACCGAAGTTACCGCCCAGGTACCGGTCAAGGCTAT
This portion of the Rhodoluna limnophila genome encodes:
- a CDS encoding NUDIX hydrolase, producing MNQQSAGPNRGRRLTRVEETSSGGFVLAADGSLQVALIGRLNRGGRIDWCVPKGHPEGQESLEEAAVREIAEETGLEVEIIEALGSIRYEFAAGHKLISKTVHHFLMRQIGGELTVENDPQHEAVDVKWFAVDGLQKTLSHENERRIARGVEEWIERNL
- the rpsF gene encoding 30S ribosomal protein S6, producing MHKYELMVILDPSIEERTVAPSLDKFLNVIRNASGTVDNVDLWGRRRLAYEIAKKTEGFYAVVNMTCSSAAVVELDRQLKLSEAVLRTKVLRADEAVVNIKPVEVPEVSAEEAAAEAPAKKAPAAKSSTKKAE
- a CDS encoding CCA tRNA nucleotidyltransferase, whose amino-acid sequence is MRSVAEALANLERTTDSPLFVTLGRIFTDAGHEISLVGGPVRDAFLGRKAPDLDFTTSATPDETIAILKPHVDAFWDIGRAFGTIGARMGDDTVEITTYRADKYDVDSRKPEVAFGKSLEDDLFRRDFTVNSMALRLPDKVFVDPFKGLQDLIDGVLRTPGKPEDSFSDDPLRMMRGARFASQLGFEIEPATFDAMTAMAERIEIISAERVQVELTKLMLGDNPRAGLTALVDSGLAALVLPELPALKLESDEHHHHKDVYEHTLTVVEQAIDYEKDYNLEGDFILRFAALMHDCGKPATKRLEPGGAVSFYHHDVVGAKLAAKRMKALRFDNDSIKAVSRLIELHLRFFGYSDQAWTDSAIRRYVRDAEDQLLRLHALTRADVTTRNKRKADRLAHAYDDLEHRIAVIQEQEELNSLRPDLSGEQIMAILDLRPGREVGEAYKFLMELRLEEGPIGPEEAEKRLLAWWHSR
- a CDS encoding DUF6049 family protein — protein: MRRFLSLALAAVLAIGSISASSASVPTNPLAKTDVREVEVDGVYVVRGSDINLVSRESKVPIRIQNDFDEDVRVHVHAQPNNSRLIVPEVVEIVVPAQTEVTAQVPVKAIANGGVGLQVWLTTFSGIQLGRSVVITMEINADVESFLLIGLGTLVVLLGTVGVIRTKRKNRLRHEAEDAESLEVQA
- the rplI gene encoding 50S ribosomal protein L9 translates to MSKLILTNEVSGLGGAGDVVEVKNGYARNYLLPRGFAVLWTKGGEKQIESIKAARDARALSTVEDAQALKAALEAKAVRLTAKAGVGGRLFGSVKTADVVAAVAAAGLGELDKRKVAFVAPIRNSGEHLATVRLHGDVVATITLQVVGKK
- the rpsR gene encoding 30S ribosomal protein S18, which gives rise to MAAKSDPRNSKKPKRNAKNLKDVPAKAIKVGVIDYKDVATLRKFVSDRGKIRARRITGVSVQEQRLIARAVKNAREMALMPYAGAGR
- the ssb gene encoding single-stranded DNA-binding protein; translation: MAGEVNVTIVGNLGNDPELRYTQGGIAVVSLNVGSTPRTYNRQTSAWDDGETVWVRCTAWREVAENIAQSLTKGTRVVVTGRLKPASAYQTAQGEARASLELEIEEIGPSLRTATASVTRRAREAGAGAGAAAVASDPWGAAPAASKASKPADDAWANPGTAATGDDTPF